The following proteins are encoded in a genomic region of Alnus glutinosa chromosome 8, dhAlnGlut1.1, whole genome shotgun sequence:
- the LOC133876181 gene encoding zinc finger BED domain-containing protein RICESLEEPER 1-like, which translates to MPTIWNLTYLMLESVIHYRRAFAYLEMTDKNYTFCPNALEWEKVNDISSFLGCFYRATCAFSGTKYLTVNLYFPVVALIYVNLKQELVSEDGYRRLMASQMISKFEKYWSEFSLVLAIAVVLGPHYKLRLVKYFYTKNYGAESQECENVTKTLTKLFMEYSASTTSSSTVVQPQEDSDLEKDFLALDGVNADAQKTQLELYLDEPKYLDKNMTFYILSFWKGNEFRYPEVAAMARDILSIPISTIASESIFSIGGHVIDQYRSSLKPDIIEVDNEEVDVLTLDSISSCDIRSSFGK; encoded by the exons ATGCCAACTATATGGAATTTgacatatcttatgcttgaaAGTGTAATTCATTATAGGCGTGCTTTTGCTTATTTGGAGATGACTGATAAAAACTATACGTTTTGTCCTAATGCACTTGAGTGGGAAAAGGTGAATGATATCAGTAGTTTCTTGGGTTGCTTTTACCGTGCTACATGTGCTTTTTCTGGTACCAAATATCTCACAGTCAATCTATACTTTCCCGTAGTTGCATTGATTTATGTGAACTTGAAGCAAGAACTTGTGAGTGAAGATGGGTATAGGAGATTAATGGCAAGTCAAATgatctctaaatttgagaaatattggtcagaattcaGTTTAGTGTTGGCCATTGCAGTTGTCTTAGGTCCTCATTACAAGCTGCGCCTTGTAAAGTATTTCTATACAAAGAATTATGGAGCTGAATCTCAAGAGTGTGAGAATGTGACGAAAACGTTAACCAAACTTTTTATGGAGTATAGTGCTTCTACGACTTCAAGCTCCACAGTTGTTCAGCCCCAAGAAGACTCAGATTTAGAAAAG GATTTTCTAGCATTGGATGGAGTCAATGCTGATGCACAAAAGACTCAATtagaactttatttggatgaacccaagTATTTGGATAAGAATATGACATTTTACATCCTTTCATTTTGGAAAGGCAATGAATTTCGCTATCCTGAAGTAGCTGCCATGGCTCGTGATATTTTGAGTATTCCTATTTCTACTATTGCTTCAGAATCCATTTTTAGTATTGGTGGACATGTGATTGATCAGTATAGGAGTTCACTCAAGCCTGATATTATTGAG GTGGATAACGAAGAAGTGGATGTTTTGACATTGGATAGTATCAGTTCCTGTGACATTCGAAGTTCATTTGGAAAATGA